AGCTTCttgctgtcttttttttttaatgcaggtGTGGAGATTATTTGGTTTAAATGATCTCATTTTGCTCTGTTTTGCAGCTGTGCGATTTTGGGTTGGCAAGGAAACTAGACGATATTTCTAATTCTAAATCTCCTTCCACGGTAAACAGTTTTGCCTGTCCCTTTTTCTATATATGCGGTTTACGGTACTAGTGAATATATGATATCAAATTACATTGGAAGCTTCATTCCGTGAATACTGATCCCCTGTGATAACTTGCATCAGGGAAAACGTGGAACTCCGTACTATATGGCTCCAGAACTATATGAAGATGGAGGGGTCCATTCTTTTGCTTCTGATCTATGGGCACTTGGCTGTGTGTTATATGAATGTTACACAGGGAGACCTCCTTTTGTGGCAAGAGAGTTCACCCAGCTTGTGAAATCTATTCATTCAGATCCAACTCCTCCACTGCCTGGAAATCCGAGCCGTTCATTCGTCAATCTTATTGAGTCTCTTCTTATCAAAGACCCAGCTCAAAGAATACAATGGGCTGATCTCTGTGGTCATGCATTTTGGAAGAGTAAGATAAATTTAGTACAGTTGCCTCCTCAGCCTACTTTTGATAAGATGATTGGCATTCACCCAAAGCCATGTCTTTCCGAGCATAACGGTGACAGACCAAACAAGACCCCTCCGAAGTCTCGGGAGAAAGATCCAAAAGGAGGTTCAAGACACAATGAGAGCAATACTCAAGGTTCAAGGGCTCATGAGACGCCACAAAAGGGTACCCCTGCTGGTTCTAAAGTTCAAACGAAGCTTCCTAGTAAACCAACTGAGGAAAAGCATGTAGGTCGTCCGGGTGCTAACAGGCAGGTGAACATTCTAAGATTGTCAAGGATCGCAAAGGCAAATCTCCAAAAGGAAAATGAGAAGGAAAACTACAGGAGACCCTTACCTAATAGCAACGAGAACTGTGCTGAAGTTAAGATCGAGAACACTGATATGGAACTTGATTTTGATGAAGACAATGATGAAGAGGGACCAGATGAATCAGAAGGAAATGAGAACACCCCTTGTGCAAAGGATGAAAGAGTTCTGAATCAAAATGAGAGTCACCAAAGACAAGGAGTTAGGAGCAATAATGTCCCTGATGAGAGCTCGTCTCCAAATGAAACACCAACCTCGGCTGAAGCCAAAGATTGCCAAGAAGAGCAGTCAGAACCCATTGAAGTGTCAGCTGCGCTACCTTGTGCTAGTCCTCTAGTTAAAACTCACAGAGGAAGAGAAGTTTCTGGGTTGACTGTTAATCACGACTCGTCTAAAACACCTAATAGCATTAGTGACGTCCTTTGGCATTTATCTGATCTTTCTGTTAGACCTGTGATGCCCAGCAAAAAAtctgacaaagaagctgtgcctTCTCTCCCATTCGAAGCACCACAGCCTTCTGATTTTGGTAAGATGGGAAAGCAAGAACTAGAACCGCTTAACAATAGGATCATAACGGTTCTAAGTGGGGGTAGTGCTGGCATCTCAGAGAAACAGAATTTGATCAGATACCTCGAGACACTGAGTGGCAATGCTGATGCAGCCAACATCTTGACCAACGGGCCAATAATGCTTGTGCTTGTTAAAGTTCTGCGATTATCCAAGACCCCGGCGTTTCGTGTACAAATTGCTTCACTAATTGGTTTGTTAATTCGCCATTCTACTTCTATTGAGGATGACCTGGCAAACTCTGGTATTTTAGACTCTCTTACCAATGGCCTCAGAGACAAGCATGAAAAAGTGAGAAGGTTCTCTATGGCAGCTCTAGGTGAATTGCTATTCTACATCTCGACTCAAAATGAGCATACGGATTTTAAACCAACAGAATCTCCATCTAAAGAAATCCGGTCTGCATCAGGTTGGCAGGTTAGTTTTCCAGGACTTTTACTTTGAAACTTGTAGATTCTTTGCCTTATTATTTAGCTTTTTATGTTTATGGTGTAATTCTTATGGACCAAAGTACATTCCTTAATCTGAATAAGTGAACTCTATCTTTTCATTGATTCCTATTTAAGCagattctttttcttctttttggctAGGTTTCAAATGCATTGATCTCTCTAGTAACATCTACCTTACGCAAAGGAGAGGATGACCTGACTCAGCTCTACGCGTTAAGGACAATAGAAAACATCTGCAGTCAAGGAGCTTATTGGGCCACCCGTTTCTCTAGCCAAGATTTGATAAGCAACCTCTGCTACATTTACAGGGCAGTAGGGAAACAGGAGAGCATGAGGCAGACTGCTGGATCATGTTTGGTCCGTCTTGCTCGTTTTAACCCTCCTTGCATTCAGACGGTTGTAGAAAAGCTTTCACTGAAGGAAATAGCTTCAGCTTTTGTGAAAGGCAGCGCACGAGAGCAGCAAATCTGCTTAAATCTTCTGAATATGGCTATGATTGGAAGTCACACATTCCCAAGCTTTGGAAGGCATCTTGTGACATTGGCAGAGGAGAAAAATCTCTTCCCCAGTTTGCTTTCCGTCATAGAGCAAGGAACTGAAGTTCTGAGGGGTAAAGCTGTTCTCTCCGTTGCACTTCTCTGCAAAAACAGTAGGCGATGGCTAACAAATTTCTTCTGCAATACAAGATTTCTTCCTGTGGTGGACAGATTAGCCAAAGAAAAAGACAGTTATGTGCAACAATGTCTTGAGGCATTCGTGAATGTGATTGCCTCCATAATACCGGGTTTGCTGGATACGATAACCAATGATATCCAGCAACTAATGACAGGAAGACGCCATGGACCTGGCTCTACCCTAAACAACCGAGCTGCTCAAAAGACTAATGCACAATTGTTCCCTgtggttcttcatcttcttggaaGTTCTTCGTTTAAGAACAAATTGGTAACCCAACAAATTCTACGCCAGTTGGCAAATCTTACAAAACTTGTGGAAGCTTCATTTCAGGTCAGTAGTTACAATCAAATGAAATGCCTGTGTTTTCTCATTTTGCACTTGTGGGGTTTTGATTAGTTGCTCGTCAACGTTTAAACTCTTTGCTTTATCATAGCTACTGTGCTATAATATGGTTAGTATTTCGTATAGGACAGGATTGAAAATTTCATACAACTATAATCGGAACTATCACATAACTAGCTTCTTTCCTGTGTTAACTTTTGATGTATGTTTAGGAGCTAAGATGTTTTAAGAATATTCTCCGGTTGCTCTCTTGTCTTTATCATAGTCTATATGACACAGTGAACCttgatatgatatatttatGCAAATTTTGACGACTTGTTGCCAATTTGTAGGGACGAGATGACTTCCGTATAACTCTTCTTCAAGTTCTAGAATGCATAGCAGAAGATGCTCCTCTGGTTAAACAGAACGCTGAGATTATCATCCGTGAGATTCTCCCATCTCTGGCTGCAATTTACAATGGGAACAAAGACGGGGACGCTCGGTTTCTCTGTTTGAAGGTCTGGTTCGATTCAATGACAATCCTCTTAACCGAGTGCACGGACATCGAGCAACAAACATCCGAGGATTTGAAATCAGTATCCAACTCTCATTTCCTCCCACTATACCCTGCACTGATCCAAGACGAAGATCCAATCCCAGCATACGCACAAAAGCTCCTCGTCATGCTCGTTGAGTTTGATTACATCAAAATCTCCAACATACTGCATCAGAATACAGTTTCACAATGCTTCGAGTTTCTTCTCGGAGACTTATCAAGCGCAAATGTGAACAACGTCAAGCTCTGTCTTGCCTTGGCTTCAGCTCCAGAGATGGAAACTAAGCTACTTTCTCAGCTCAAAGTGGTGAGAAGAATCGGGAATCTGCTAGAGTTCGTGAACGCCAAAGACATGGAAGATTTCCTTGAGCCTACTTTGAGTCTCTGCAGAGCTTTTCTGCTAAGGTCACTTGGGAACAAGAAAGGTCTCAGCTCCAACTACTCGAAAGAGCCAACGCTTTTATCAGAGTCATCTTTCACATTCGAGGTCGATCCGCAGGAGTGTATAAGAGACATTGCAGATTTTGGTAGCAACATTGGCTTGTTCTTGCACCTCGCGGGTCTAGATGACACGAGCATCGCAGCAGCAGATATTGCTTCTGAATGCGTCGTGTTGCTACTTAAAGCTGCTTCGAGAGAAGCCACGACAGGGTTTTTAACTAACCTTCCTAAGATCACACCGATTCTGGACTCATGGGGCAGGGGGAAGAGCACGGAGATGCAACTGTTGGTTCTGAAGAGAATCTTGCATTGTTTGGGTTATGCGTGCAAGCAGTATCTATCGCAGGCGATGATTTTGTCGATATCAGGACACGATGTCAATAAGATCAACGCCATAGTCTCTGAGATCAAGAACTCAGACGTCGCTGGTCTTAGTAGCGTCGCTTCTCTCGTTGTTGTGGAGCTGCAGAGGTTGCCTCATCGTTGAGTTTGTTATTTGTTTAGTGAAAATATTTCTGCAATTTCGTCCTATCCTGGTTTTCTGAATATGTACGAGATAAACAAACTCAAAAGCATGTGACATTGAAGCTTATCTTTCAATGTATATCGTAGTTCTCTCAGTTACAGTTTTATTAAATATCGGACtctttttcatatatgttgcTAAAAGTATGGTTATGAGTGAATTTTACTGTTTCATATGATTAATTAATTCAAAATGAACACTGAAAAATGGGTTGTGTAGTACCCCTCTCAAAAAAACTTTagaatgtttaaaaaaaaaaaactttagaatGTTTTACCTCGAATGAAATTAAGGAAAGTTTTACTTATGAATGACTTCCAAACGGGCATGGTTCAGTTTTGTTTAGATACAAAAGATTTGTTTTTAGCTCATGTTTCAGAAAGGATCCACcgaaataaaacaatataatatgtCGATAACTTTAGTAAACCAAAGTTCTCATTTAATagtattttgtttcaatttttgtataccaaacaaaaaaaataaaattagagattTAGTTACGATTAGACATTTTTTTGGCTTTATCCATGAGTTCTTTTGTTATACTTTTTGAATTGTAAATAGTCATCCAATtcaaatattatgttttgaaatttcAGAATCCAAATTGACAATTAATTAGTCTTTggatataaattaagaaaatctaTAGTTTTCTTGAATTTTTCATTGAAATATAAAGGACAAAATCCTATAAAAGGAATTAAAGTAACAAATCACATTTTAGCACTAAACTATACCCGTTACAATACAATAATTGTACATAAATTGACATTTTGTCGAACAAA
This genomic stretch from Brassica napus cultivar Da-Ae chromosome C9, Da-Ae, whole genome shotgun sequence harbors:
- the LOC106371915 gene encoding serine/threonine-protein kinase RUNKEL, giving the protein MNQYHIYEAIGHGKCSTVYKGRKKKTIEYFACKSVEKSRKSKVLQEVRILHSLNHPNVLKFYAWYETSAHMWLVLEYCVGGDLRTLLQQDTKLPEDSVYGLAYDLVIALLFLHSKGITYCDLKPSNILLDENGHIKLCDFGLARKLDDISNSKSPSTGKRGTPYYMAPELYEDGGVHSFASDLWALGCVLYECYTGRPPFVAREFTQLVKSIHSDPTPPLPGNPSRSFVNLIESLLIKDPAQRIQWADLCGHAFWKSKINLVQLPPQPTFDKMIGIHPKPCLSEHNGDRPNKTPPKSREKDPKGGSRHNESNTQGSRAHETPQKGTPAGSKVQTKLPSKPTEEKHVGRPGANRQVNILRLSRIAKANLQKENEKENYRRPLPNSNENCAEVKIENTDMELDFDEDNDEEGPDESEGNENTPCAKDERVLNQNESHQRQGVRSNNVPDESSSPNETPTSAEAKDCQEEQSEPIEVSAALPCASPLVKTHRGREVSGLTVNHDSSKTPNSISDVLWHLSDLSVRPVMPSKKSDKEAVPSLPFEAPQPSDFGKMGKQELEPLNNRIITVLSGGSAGISEKQNLIRYLETLSGNADAANILTNGPIMLVLVKVLRLSKTPAFRVQIASLIGLLIRHSTSIEDDLANSGILDSLTNGLRDKHEKVRRFSMAALGELLFYISTQNEHTDFKPTESPSKEIRSASGWQVSNALISLVTSTLRKGEDDLTQLYALRTIENICSQGAYWATRFSSQDLISNLCYIYRAVGKQESMRQTAGSCLVRLARFNPPCIQTVVEKLSLKEIASAFVKGSAREQQICLNLLNMAMIGSHTFPSFGRHLVTLAEEKNLFPSLLSVIEQGTEVLRGKAVLSVALLCKNSRRWLTNFFCNTRFLPVVDRLAKEKDSYVQQCLEAFVNVIASIIPGLLDTITNDIQQLMTGRRHGPGSTLNNRAAQKTNAQLFPVVLHLLGSSSFKNKLVTQQILRQLANLTKLVEASFQGRDDFRITLLQVLECIAEDAPLVKQNAEIIIREILPSLAAIYNGNKDGDARFLCLKVWFDSMTILLTECTDIEQQTSEDLKSVSNSHFLPLYPALIQDEDPIPAYAQKLLVMLVEFDYIKISNILHQNTVSQCFEFLLGDLSSANVNNVKLCLALASAPEMETKLLSQLKVVRRIGNLLEFVNAKDMEDFLEPTLSLCRAFLLRSLGNKKGLSSNYSKEPTLLSESSFTFEVDPQECIRDIADFGSNIGLFLHLAGLDDTSIAAADIASECVVLLLKAASREATTGFLTNLPKITPILDSWGRGKSTEMQLLVLKRILHCLGYACKQYLSQAMILSISGHDVNKINAIVSEIKNSDVAGLSSVASLVVVELQRLPHR